GAATAAATAGCCTCTAAAGCATCTACCTTCTAACTTGGCCTCGTTGTAATCTAGAAACACACAATGTCAGTAAGGGGTTTATCAATGAAAAATAGTTTTGAACATACATTACCCAACGCAGAAGGGTATTTTGGCGAATATGGCGGCAGTTTTATCCCACCACAGCTTGAAGTGATCATGAAGGAAATCAATGAGGCTTATCAGAGTTGTCGTCAAGACCCGCTATTTCAAGATGAACTTGCTAGGCTTTATAAACATTTTGTTGGCCGCCCAAGTCCTATTTTTCATGCTCAGAATCTGTCGAAAAAATATGGTGTAGATATATACCTAAAAAGAGAAGATCTCAATCACACTGGCGCTCATAAAATTAACCATTGTCTTGGCGAGGCGTTACTCGCTAAAAAAATGGGTAAGAAAAAAATCATTGCAGAGACAGGTGCCGGCCAACACGGCGTTGCATTGGCGACTGCTGCCGCACTTGTGGGACTTGAATGCGATATATACATGGGTGAAGTGGATATTGCAAAAGAGCATCCTAACGTGGTCAGAATGCATATTTTGGGCGCGAAAGTTATACCTGTCTCTCATGGAAGAAAAACCTTAAAAGAAGCAGTAGATTCGGCATTTGAAGCGTATCTGCAAGATCCTATTACTCAACTTTATGCGATTGGTTCGGTTGTCGGTCCACATCCATTCCCTATGATGGTACGAGATTTTCAATCAATCATCGGTAATGAGGCAAAAATCCAATTTGAAGAGATGACAGGGAAGCAACCCGACAATCTTGTCGCATGTGTAGGTGGTGGTTCTAACGCAATGGGACTTTTCACCGCTTTCTTGGACAACGAAAAAATCGCAATTCATGGTGTAGAACCCGCAGGCCGAGGTCTGGAAGTCGCTGGTGAACATGCAGCAACGTTAACGTTGGGTGAGCCAGGAGTCATGCACGGCTTTAAATCTTATATGCTTAAAGATAAAGATGGTGAACCACAAGAGGTGTATTCCGTTGCAAGTGGATTAGACTATCCATCTGTAGGCCCTCAACACAGCTATCTTAAAGATATCGGACGTGTACAGTATGGTACGGTAGATGATAAAGAAGCGATCGATGCATTTTTCGAACTCTCCCGATTGGAAGGTATCATTCCTGCAATAGAATCGTCTCATGCGGTTGCTTATGTCTTTAAATTGGCAAAACAAGGATTAAAAGGCAGTGTTTTAATCAACCTTTCTGGTCGTGGTGATAAAGACATCGACTTTGTGGTTGAAAATTATGGTCAAGATTACGGCATTACGTCGACGTTATAGTTAGGATAAATGAAAAGGTTGCGACTGTTACGCAACCTTTTCATTTTATATTCGAACTCAATTATGTAACCTAAAAGAGGCGACAGTTGAAAAGCTAAGCGTCGTCATCTATCTGGGCATTATCGACAACGTGGTTCTCTCCTAAGTCATGAGGTAGCACTAAGTTTAGAATTATTGCCACGATACCGCATAGGCTCACACCCTGTAGGCTGAATTCGCCGATACCAAAAGCCATACCACCAATACCGAACACTAATGTTACCGCGACAATCGCAAGGTTACGAGACTTGTGTAGATCTACGTTATTTTTAATAAGTGTATTCAAACCAACCGTTGCGATGGAACCAAACAGAAGAATCATGATGCCTCCCATGACTGGCATAGGAATAGTTTGTAGAATGGCCCCCAGCTTACCGACTAGCGCAAGCACAATAGCGGTAACTGCTGCCCAAGTCATAATTGCAGGGTTGTAGGATTTGGTTAGCATAACAGCGCCAGTTACTTCGCTATAGGTTGTATTTGGTGGTGCACCAAACATAGATGCAGCCATCGTTGCGATACCGTCGCCCATAATGGTACGGTGAAGGCCCGGTTTCTTAAGATAGTCCTTACCGGTGACATTTGAGATTGCAAGCATGTCACCAACGTGTTCAACCGCGGGAGCAATAGCAACAGGGATCATAAATAGGATCGCGTTTATGTTGAATTCTGGTGCAACAAAATTAGGTAGCGCTATCCAAGCGGCTTCCGTCACTGGGGTGAAATCTACGACACCAAACATTAAGCTCACTGCGTAACCAACAAATATACCGCCAAAAATAGGCAGTAATCTCATAAAGCCTTTTGCAAATACGCTAATAGAAATAACGGACAATAGAGATAAACTGGAAATCCATAGTGCAGCGTTAGCGTCAACAAGTTGGGTCCCATCAGGTGTTCTACCCAGAGCCATATTGACGGCAACAGGCGCTAGCCCTAGGCCAATGACCATTATCACTGGACCTACAACAACAGGGGGAAGCAGTTTATGAATAACTTCTACGCCTTTGGCTTTGATTACCGCACCAAGCACAATATACATAAAGCCAGCGGCCATAAGGCCACTCATTGTACCCGCTATACCCCAAGTCTGTACGCCGTACATTATTGGAGCAATAAACGCAAAAGAAGAGGCTAAGAAAATTGGAACAGAGCGTTTAGTGACAATTTGAAAAAGAAGCGTACCCACACCCGCACCAAATAGTGCTACGTTGGGATCTAATCCAGTTAATAGAGGTACAAGAACAAGTGCTCCAAATGCAACGAATAGCATTTGTGCGCCCATAAGTACGTTAGTCATGATTCCCATCCAAAATAGTTAGTTAAATAAAATTCGCAGGATTCTATCATTTATGCAAACGTTTGCCTTGCGGTTTAGATCAAAAAAAAGCACGAAAGTTAGGATAGTTTTGCCGAGATAATGTTGAATGACGAATCACTGAGATTGCGAATGAGCAAGTTCTCACGAGTTAACTTGGTAGTGTTCCTCTTTCTCGTTATACTAGAACTGCTTAACTTGTTTTATTTACCACTCATTTTACTTAGGGGCAGCATGCGCTATTTAGTTGTTTTGTTTATTGGATTACTCGCTTTACCTATTCAAGCATCTGTAAAAGTCGATGTCTTTAGCTCAGAAGTTGTTTTAGATGATAATCAATCGGATGCGGAAAAAAGCGCCAAATCGCAAGGATTGAAACAGGTAATCATTAAAGCATCTGGTGATAAGAATGCGATCAACAGCCCAGTGGTTAAAAAAGCGCTAAACAAAAGCGGCATATATCTTTCTCAAATTGGTTATGGAGATCAATTTGGGCAGAAAAGTCTAAAGATGATTTTTAATCCACCTCAGATCCAGTCCTTGCTTAGTCAAGCCGATCTGCCTTATTGGTCGAACATTCGCTCTAGCCTTGTTGTTTGGGTTATCCAAGAGGGGCAGTACGGTCGCGAAATTTTGTGGGAACATACGGGCAGTAGCGCTTTAAATCAGATTAAATTCTTTTCAGATCTACGTGGTTTACCGATTACCGTTCCTGTTGGGGATATTGAAGATGTCACTAGTATCGCGGGACCTGATTTATGGGGTGGGTTTACGGCACCGATAAGTAAAGCAAGTCAGCGTTACGCGTCAGATGCTGTGCTTGTTATTCGCATTCAGAAAGCGGCTGACGGCAGTTATGTTCGTTGGACTTTGTATGATGAAAAACCAGAGTATATTGTTGAGTCTAAGCGTGAACCAATCGTTGGAAGTGCGAGTGGAGATACCTTCAAAGCACTGGAAATAGCTATCGATGAAGTAAGTAATTACTACGCACGTAGAAGTTCAATTAAGTCGAGTGGAATATCAGAAAGTATGCTTACCGCGCGATTTGTTGACGTCGCATCTGTACAGAGTTTTTTTGCATTAGAACAAATCCTAAAGGGGCTAAATTCTGTCGCCAGTGTTGATGTTGACAAAATTGTAGGCAATGAAGTGACGTTTACTATTCATTTGTTGGGTTCTGAAATTGATTTTGAATCGGAAGTTATTCAGAACAACCATATTCGTAGGTTCGAACCAGAGGTGCTATTTATACCTAAGCCTAATGAAAACGACGTAGTACCTGAAATTGATGCCGTTATGAATAATGTGGGGTCATTGGAGAATAACACGGAGGAAGTATTGGCTGAGCAAGAAACAGGCAGTGCTGCTGCTCCCGTAATTGAAGAAGTCGCCGTTAACATCCCTCAAGAACCTAAGATTGCGGAAGTGAAACCATTGTTTTTTGAATGGATAAAATAAACACACGCACGACTGAACAGAGTATGTCCATTCCAAATAAAAAAGGCCCGATAGGGCCAATGCCGATCATTTAAGAACAAAGTATTCGTCGTCATTCCCGTGAAAACGGGAATCTGGGTGGTTTTAGATCCCTACTTTCGTGAGGATGACGGAGTTTGATGTCTTAAGTTAACAGCATTACCCGATAGAGCCTTCTTAACTTGATTAAATGGCTATTTATCAAATCTCTCTTTTTCTTGTTTTTCTACTTCCGACAGCCTTGGTAACTTCAGTCCCAGTTCTCTGCCTCTGTTTCTTGCATAAAGTACGTTTCCTGTAAAGGCACAGCAAACTAACAGTAGTTCTACTGCTGCAATCCATCGTTCACCTTGGTCAACATATAGTATAGTAAGTGAATGCAGGAAGTAGAGCATCAAAACAAAGTTCGCCCAGGCGTGGGTATAGGCTTTACCTGTTAATATTCCTCTCAATGGAAATAATAGTGGAATGCACCAACCAATAGCGGCCGTGAAAGGGTTAATATGAGGATGTGGCGAAATAAATATCTGCCATAATGCTACCCAGCATAATAGTGAAAGGTATCCACATAGCGCGAGATAACGGTATTGTTGGGTTTTAGGTAGAACCGGATTTTCTTCCATTATTCGCTCTCTAAACTATATCCAAGACTTGTTCTGGTGGGCGACCATGCCTTGCTTTGCCGTTAGCAACAACAATAGGGCGCTCAATGAGTTTTGGGTTCTTTGTCATTGCTTGAAATAGCTCGTCATCGGATAAACCGTCATCGGCTAAATGGAGCTCTTTATACAACGCCTCTTTGGTTCTCATCATACCGCGTACACTAGACAGTTCTAGCTGTGAATAAAGTGCCTTAAGGGTTTCAATTGATGGACTGTTATCTAGATACGTTACTATTTCAGGTGTAATACCGTTTTCTTCTAGAAGCTGTAAGGTTTGTCTGCTTTTTGAACACCTAGGGTTGTGATAAATCACGACTGTCATGGAGTTTCTCCTTTTTTTTAAGAATTATTGTAGTGATAAAAACCGATCGCGCTGAACCATAAGTTGGTCGACTCTCGCATCATACCTTGCTTGCTCTAGGCTACCAAGTTTCGCTAATTGACTCGCCTGAGTGAAGTTTTGCAATGCTTTATTCCAATTCCCTTGAAGGGCAAGAATTTCGCCAAGAGCCGCGAGGTTTTCGTCTGATTTTCCTAATTTACCATAGGCATCGGCAAGGAGCTGCCAACCATTCATATCATTGGGAAGTTCATGGGTGTATTTTTGCAATACGCTCACGGCTTTCTGATTTTCGTCGCTTTTAATTAGAGCATTAGCGTAGTTAACCATCAATACGGGGTTATTCGGTTTTTTACTCAAGGCATTTTCAAGCATTTGAATCGATTTTTTTGGATTATCTTGATAGATATATAGATCAGATAATGCATCAAGATAGAATTCGTTCAGAGCGTCTTTTTTGAGTAAAGCCGACAAAATAGGTTCGGCTTTTTCTAACTGTTTGTTGTCCAGATAAACGAGCGCTTGCCCGTATTTATACGTAGGTTCTAGTGTTGGATTGTTTTTCTTTAATCTTCTTTCAAACCAATCAAGCGAAGCCGCTGACTCAATGTTGGCGTATCTAGCGACGATTCTTGCTTTAGCAAGATGATATTCTATTGACGGCCCTAATTTCATAGGCGCGTATTTTTGTGCTCTTGCCCTTGAGTCAGTAATACGATCCTGTGGTAATGGGTGAGTCAGTAACATTGGCGGAGGCGTACTCGCGTAGCGATATTCATCTGCTAAGCGACCAAAAAATGTTGGCATTGCGTAGACATCAAAACCGGCTTTGGCCAATGTGCTAATCCCAAATCGGTCTGCCTCTTTTTCGTTACTGCGAGTGTAGTTAATTTGACTCTGCATATTACCAGCAGTGGTCGCGGTCAAAGCAGCAATTCCGGCTTCAGGAGAGGCGATGGCAAGCAATAATGAACCAACTAACGCGGCCATTGTTGCCGGGGATCGCCTTGCTTGATCTTCCATGCTTCTCGCTAAATGGCGTTGCGTTACATGGGCGATTTCGTGTGCCATTACCGAGGCGAGTTCACTTTCGCTACTTGCGTGCAAAAATAGACCGGAATGTAAGGCGACGTAACCACCAAAAAATGCAAATGCGTTAATGTTGCGATCTCTAATCATAAAGAATCGAAATGGGGTTTTGACATCTTCAGAGTTGGCAACCAGTTTATGGCCAAGGTTGGTAATATATTCGTTTAGGACTGGGTCATTAATAATCGGGCGACTGGCTCGAAGCATACGCATATAGGCATCACCGTAGATCAATTCTTGATCAATAGTGAGGGTGCCAGCTGCTGCCGTACCAATATCAGGTAATTCGTTGTTATTGGCAATAGCAGGTAGAGTCAGCGTGGTTGCCATTACTAAAGCGATTAAGGACCGTGTTTTTTTAAGCATTTTTATTATATGAACTCCGAGATCGTTTCGACTTAAGACAGCAAAAAATTGCCTTGGTTCGTCTTTGCTTTAGCAAATATAGCGAAATAAAGCGCGTTAGTTGTAGATTTATTTTTATGAGATAAAAAGTTAAGTTGAAAAGAGAAGCCCTTTTTATCAAAACCCTTTACAATATTCTCTTTATAATAAGCATCACACAATAGAATGAAACCCTATATTCTTAATTTACGTGAAGAGCGTTGTCCTATGGCGCTATTAAGAGCCAAAAGAGAGTATGCCAATTCAGGTGGTAGAGTATTTATTATTCTGATTCGTGATTTGAGTTCTATGAGTGATATTGTTCGTTTCTTTGAAAAGCACGACATTGTAGTGCATGTTGAAGAAAGACAAGATCATTATGTATTGACAGTAAATAATAAGAGAAGCTATCTAGATGTTTGATATGGTTAGTCGTTGGTATAAAAGACGTTTTTCGGATCCACATGCAGCGAGCTTAATCGCCATTCTACTCGTTGGATTTATTACCATCTATTTCTTCGGGCACTTACTTGCCCCTTTGCTAGTGGCAATAGTGCTTGCGTATTTGTTAGAGTGGCCAGCGAGTCAATTGGTTCGTTTTGGTCTTCCGCGTGTTATCTCCGTTATGATGGTACTGCTTATTTTTGTTGGGGTTATGATTCTAGCCGTTTTCGGGTTAGTACCGACCATTTGGAATCAGGTTGGTAATCTAATCAATGACATACCGACTATGTATAATGGCTTCCAAGAATTTTTGAATACTATACCAGAGCAATACCCAGAACTTGCTAACCTTCAAATTGTTGAGTCTATCTTTGAGAACACCAAAACCCAGGTGTTGGGGTTAGGTGAAACAGTAGTAAAAGGTTCTTTGGCATCGTTGATTAACTTGGCGGCGCTGGCTGTTTATATGATTCTTGTGCCGTTATTGATTTTTTTCTTGCTCAAAGACAAAGAAGAAATGTTGTCTATTTTGAGTGGCTTGTTACCGCAGAACCGCCGTCTAGCCACGAAGGTTTGGCAAGAGATGAATCTACAAATAGCGAACTATATTCGCGGTAAAGTGGTGGAGATACTGATCGTTGGCTCTGCTAGCTACATAACCTTTGTTTTGTTGGATCTAAGATACTCAGCATTACTTGGTGTTGCGGTTGGCCTATCGGTTCTCATTCCTTACATTGGCGCGGCGGCGGTGACCGTTCCTGT
This portion of the Vibrio sp. VB16 genome encodes:
- the arsC gene encoding arsenate reductase (glutaredoxin) (This arsenate reductase requires both glutathione and glutaredoxin to convert arsenate to arsenite, after which the efflux transporter formed by ArsA and ArsB can extrude the arsenite from the cell, providing resistance.), which encodes MTVVIYHNPRCSKSRQTLQLLEENGITPEIVTYLDNSPSIETLKALYSQLELSSVRGMMRTKEALYKELHLADDGLSDDELFQAMTKNPKLIERPIVVANGKARHGRPPEQVLDIV
- a CDS encoding sulfurtransferase TusA family protein; this encodes MALLRAKREYANSGGRVFIILIRDLSSMSDIVRFFEKHDIVVHVEERQDHYVLTVNNKRSYLDV
- a CDS encoding DUF2066 domain-containing protein; protein product: MRYLVVLFIGLLALPIQASVKVDVFSSEVVLDDNQSDAEKSAKSQGLKQVIIKASGDKNAINSPVVKKALNKSGIYLSQIGYGDQFGQKSLKMIFNPPQIQSLLSQADLPYWSNIRSSLVVWVIQEGQYGREILWEHTGSSALNQIKFFSDLRGLPITVPVGDIEDVTSIAGPDLWGGFTAPISKASQRYASDAVLVIRIQKAADGSYVRWTLYDEKPEYIVESKREPIVGSASGDTFKALEIAIDEVSNYYARRSSIKSSGISESMLTARFVDVASVQSFFALEQILKGLNSVASVDVDKIVGNEVTFTIHLLGSEIDFESEVIQNNHIRRFEPEVLFIPKPNENDVVPEIDAVMNNVGSLENNTEEVLAEQETGSAAAPVIEEVAVNIPQEPKIAEVKPLFFEWIK
- the trpB gene encoding tryptophan synthase subunit beta, with product MKNSFEHTLPNAEGYFGEYGGSFIPPQLEVIMKEINEAYQSCRQDPLFQDELARLYKHFVGRPSPIFHAQNLSKKYGVDIYLKREDLNHTGAHKINHCLGEALLAKKMGKKKIIAETGAGQHGVALATAAALVGLECDIYMGEVDIAKEHPNVVRMHILGAKVIPVSHGRKTLKEAVDSAFEAYLQDPITQLYAIGSVVGPHPFPMMVRDFQSIIGNEAKIQFEEMTGKQPDNLVACVGGGSNAMGLFTAFLDNEKIAIHGVEPAGRGLEVAGEHAATLTLGEPGVMHGFKSYMLKDKDGEPQEVYSVASGLDYPSVGPQHSYLKDIGRVQYGTVDDKEAIDAFFELSRLEGIIPAIESSHAVAYVFKLAKQGLKGSVLINLSGRGDKDIDFVVENYGQDYGITSTL
- a CDS encoding DUF2069 domain-containing protein — translated: MEENPVLPKTQQYRYLALCGYLSLLCWVALWQIFISPHPHINPFTAAIGWCIPLLFPLRGILTGKAYTHAWANFVLMLYFLHSLTILYVDQGERWIAAVELLLVCCAFTGNVLYARNRGRELGLKLPRLSEVEKQEKERFDK
- a CDS encoding AI-2E family transporter; its protein translation is MFDMVSRWYKRRFSDPHAASLIAILLVGFITIYFFGHLLAPLLVAIVLAYLLEWPASQLVRFGLPRVISVMMVLLIFVGVMILAVFGLVPTIWNQVGNLINDIPTMYNGFQEFLNTIPEQYPELANLQIVESIFENTKTQVLGLGETVVKGSLASLINLAALAVYMILVPLLIFFLLKDKEEMLSILSGLLPQNRRLATKVWQEMNLQIANYIRGKVVEILIVGSASYITFVLLDLRYSALLGVAVGLSVLIPYIGAAAVTVPVAIVGLFQWGVTPEFYWLLAAYGIIQALDGNVLVPVLFSEAVNLHPVAIIGAVLVFGGMWGFWGVFFAIPLATLVKAVWNAIKNQETSGALTIEE
- a CDS encoding uracil-xanthine permease family protein, with amino-acid sequence MTNVLMGAQMLFVAFGALVLVPLLTGLDPNVALFGAGVGTLLFQIVTKRSVPIFLASSFAFIAPIMYGVQTWGIAGTMSGLMAAGFMYIVLGAVIKAKGVEVIHKLLPPVVVGPVIMVIGLGLAPVAVNMALGRTPDGTQLVDANAALWISSLSLLSVISISVFAKGFMRLLPIFGGIFVGYAVSLMFGVVDFTPVTEAAWIALPNFVAPEFNINAILFMIPVAIAPAVEHVGDMLAISNVTGKDYLKKPGLHRTIMGDGIATMAASMFGAPPNTTYSEVTGAVMLTKSYNPAIMTWAAVTAIVLALVGKLGAILQTIPMPVMGGIMILLFGSIATVGLNTLIKNNVDLHKSRNLAIVAVTLVFGIGGMAFGIGEFSLQGVSLCGIVAIILNLVLPHDLGENHVVDNAQIDDDA
- a CDS encoding beta-barrel assembly-enhancing protease codes for the protein MLKKTRSLIALVMATTLTLPAIANNNELPDIGTAAAGTLTIDQELIYGDAYMRMLRASRPIINDPVLNEYITNLGHKLVANSEDVKTPFRFFMIRDRNINAFAFFGGYVALHSGLFLHASSESELASVMAHEIAHVTQRHLARSMEDQARRSPATMAALVGSLLLAIASPEAGIAALTATTAGNMQSQINYTRSNEKEADRFGISTLAKAGFDVYAMPTFFGRLADEYRYASTPPPMLLTHPLPQDRITDSRARAQKYAPMKLGPSIEYHLAKARIVARYANIESAASLDWFERRLKKNNPTLEPTYKYGQALVYLDNKQLEKAEPILSALLKKDALNEFYLDALSDLYIYQDNPKKSIQMLENALSKKPNNPVLMVNYANALIKSDENQKAVSVLQKYTHELPNDMNGWQLLADAYGKLGKSDENLAALGEILALQGNWNKALQNFTQASQLAKLGSLEQARYDARVDQLMVQRDRFLSLQ